One part of the Dyadobacter sp. 676 genome encodes these proteins:
- a CDS encoding cation diffusion facilitator family transporter — MNERQKRLRERRLIKLSIVIGSAFTIWAIVVGIAGDSKSIIFDALFSMVGISLSGVSLLVNNFVRKPDDDDLPFGRAQFEPFSMTLQSAVIIFLCLYSLATSVMDIINGGKLVELDIALPYLIASIIGCFLLWIYFRRMALQIRSEYVRIEATEWQLDALLSTGVLVVLSLGYFLRGTSLAFLIPYLDPGMVIVISILFLRIPVRTFWKNIRELLQFAPDDEVEEKIHQEAEAISKRYGFIDEYVRVAKTGSSYTIEIDFLLPEDLAHTQVKELDAIRQELYDRIKGDYKMWLTISFTTERKWMI; from the coding sequence ATGAATGAGAGACAAAAACGGCTCAGGGAACGGCGGCTGATCAAGCTATCGATCGTTATCGGTTCGGCATTTACGATCTGGGCCATCGTGGTCGGCATCGCCGGCGATTCCAAATCCATTATTTTCGATGCCCTTTTCTCGATGGTCGGGATCAGTCTGTCGGGGGTGTCGCTGCTGGTGAACAACTTCGTCCGCAAGCCCGACGACGACGATTTGCCGTTCGGCAGAGCGCAGTTCGAGCCGTTTTCGATGACGCTGCAGTCGGCCGTGATCATTTTCCTCTGTTTGTATTCGCTCGCCACGTCGGTCATGGATATCATCAACGGCGGAAAGCTCGTCGAGCTCGATATCGCATTGCCGTACCTGATCGCTTCCATCATCGGCTGTTTTTTGCTCTGGATCTATTTCAGAAGAATGGCGTTACAAATCCGCTCGGAATATGTTCGCATAGAAGCCACCGAGTGGCAGCTCGACGCGCTCCTGAGCACGGGCGTGCTGGTAGTGTTATCGCTCGGGTACTTTTTGCGGGGTACGTCGCTGGCCTTCCTCATCCCGTACCTCGACCCCGGAATGGTCATCGTCATTTCCATTCTTTTTCTGCGCATTCCGGTCCGGACGTTTTGGAAAAACATCCGCGAATTGCTCCAATTCGCGCCCGACGACGAGGTGGAAGAGAAAATACATCAGGAAGCCGAAGCGATTTCGAAACGCTACGGTTTTATAGACGAATATGTGCGTGTAGCCAAAACAGGCAGCAGCTACACCATTGAAATAGACTTCCTGCTGCCCGAAGACCTGGCGCACACGCAGGTGAAAGAGCTGGACGCGATCCGGCAGGAACTTTACGACCGTATCAAAGGCGATTACAAAATGTGGCTCACTATTTCATTCACGACCGAGCGAAAATGGATGATCTGA